From the genome of Candidatus Promineifilum breve, one region includes:
- a CDS encoding four helix bundle protein — protein MGGEQALQVKTADIALRIIKMVEALPPGPIANVIGHQVLRSGTSIGANYRAAARAKSKADMVNKLKIVEEEADETIYWLDLLVKSELVPENRLKPLMNEVEQVVALTVASIKTIRANQRS, from the coding sequence ATGGGCGGTGAACAGGCTTTACAAGTTAAGACGGCCGATATTGCCCTGCGAATTATCAAAATGGTGGAAGCACTGCCTCCCGGTCCTATCGCCAATGTGATTGGTCATCAAGTGCTACGCTCCGGCACGTCGATTGGAGCCAACTACCGGGCCGCCGCCCGCGCCAAATCCAAGGCCGACATGGTAAACAAGCTAAAAATCGTCGAAGAAGAAGCCGATGAGACAATCTATTGGCTGGATTTACTCGTCAAATCTGAACTCGTTCCCGAAAATCGATTGAAACCCCTGATGAACGAAGTAGAACAAGTCGTCGCCCTCACCGTCGCATCGATCAAAACCATCCGCGCCAACCAGCGCTCTTAA
- a CDS encoding DUF7544 domain-containing protein, with amino-acid sequence MDYLATIKRGWQLTWNNKFLWVLGFLAALGSGSGFSNSNYSANSGNTGAMAEWMTPERIAAMTAGLAAFTCIAFIVGIILWLVSLSARGGLIAGVAQLERGTAAPTVGSAFRLGWRRIGRLVGMTLLLYIVPVILFIVIMVGFLGAAGGLAYFSNSANDPTAMMAGLGGMALVFMCLLCVLIPFAIALSLVYAFAFRGIVLRDMGVMDSIRHGWQVVRKNLGEILLLGLAFFLIGIIILVVTAAIIAPIALLVGVPMVALMESNATFLQGLLAVLGLVLGLIVFALVSAITTAWQSATFTLAYMQWTGKDVLVEK; translated from the coding sequence ATGGACTATTTAGCAACAATCAAACGTGGCTGGCAACTCACCTGGAACAACAAGTTCTTGTGGGTGCTGGGCTTTCTGGCGGCGCTGGGCAGCGGCTCGGGCTTCTCGAATTCCAACTACTCGGCCAACTCCGGCAATACGGGAGCGATGGCCGAATGGATGACGCCGGAGCGCATCGCGGCCATGACGGCCGGTCTGGCCGCTTTCACCTGCATCGCCTTCATCGTCGGCATCATCCTGTGGCTGGTCAGCCTGAGCGCGCGCGGCGGCCTCATCGCCGGCGTGGCCCAACTGGAGCGCGGCACGGCCGCGCCGACGGTGGGCAGCGCCTTCCGCCTGGGTTGGCGGCGCATCGGCCGGCTGGTGGGCATGACCCTCCTCCTCTACATCGTGCCGGTCATCCTGTTCATCGTCATCATGGTCGGCTTCCTCGGCGCGGCCGGCGGCCTGGCCTATTTCTCCAACAGCGCGAATGACCCCACGGCCATGATGGCCGGGCTGGGCGGCATGGCACTGGTGTTCATGTGCCTGCTGTGTGTGCTCATCCCCTTCGCCATCGCCCTTAGCCTGGTCTACGCCTTCGCCTTCCGCGGCATCGTGCTGCGCGACATGGGCGTGATGGACAGCATCCGCCACGGCTGGCAGGTGGTGCGCAAGAACCTGGGCGAGATTCTGCTGCTGGGGCTGGCCTTCTTCCTCATCGGCATCATCATCCTCGTCGTCACGGCGGCCATCATCGCCCCCATCGCCCTGCTGGTCGGCGTGCCGATGGTGGCCCTGATGGAGTCGAACGCGACCTTCCTGCAAGGGCTGCTGGCCGTGCTGGGCCTGGTGCTGGGGCTGATCGTCTTCGCCCTCGTCTCGGCCATCACCACCGCCTGGCAGTCGGCGACCTTCACCCTGGCCTATATGCAGTGGACGGGGAAAGATGTGTTGGTTGAGAAGTAA
- the selA gene encoding L-seryl-tRNA(Sec) selenium transferase, producing the protein MTPGDSGRAAAALRDLPSIDRLLRAPGANELLADFGRAPATDALRATLAEARAALLAGHDPDPAAPPDWEVVAAARERLAAARERLAARLAPTPPPVINATGIIIHTNLGRAPLSAAAIEAIAATAAGYAALEYDVAAGRRGPRGAAVEALLTELTGAEAALVVNNNAAAVLLMLSALCRGREVLISRGQLVEIGGGFRVPDVLAQSGARLVEVGTTNRTHLRDYAAAITADTAAILLVHHSNYKIIGFAGEPEAAELAALAHERGLLLLYDQGSGALLDTAAYGLAAEPTVPNGLRAGADVVTFSGDKLLGGPQAGILVGRVDLIDIARRHPLARAVRADKLALAALGATLGHYLTGRIAEIPVWGMIARPLDDVAAEAEAWAGQLRAAGIAATTVAAESFVGGGSLPGESLPTRVVVIAPGDLGAEALAARLRAATPPVIGRLHDGRLLLDPRTVLAGEGEAVVRGVVGALRAEWRVAGSG; encoded by the coding sequence ATGACGCCCGGCGATTCCGGCCGCGCCGCCGCCGCGCTGCGTGACCTGCCCAGTATCGACCGCCTGCTGCGCGCCCCGGGGGCCAATGAACTGCTGGCCGATTTCGGCCGCGCCCCGGCCACCGACGCGCTGCGGGCCACGCTGGCCGAGGCCCGCGCCGCGCTGCTGGCCGGCCATGACCCCGACCCGGCCGCCCCGCCCGATTGGGAAGTGGTGGCCGCCGCCCGCGAGCGATTGGCCGCCGCCCGCGAACGGCTGGCCGCCCGGCTGGCCCCCACGCCGCCGCCGGTCATCAATGCCACGGGCATCATCATCCACACCAATCTCGGCCGCGCCCCATTGAGTGCCGCCGCCATCGAGGCCATCGCCGCCACCGCTGCCGGTTACGCCGCGTTGGAGTACGACGTGGCCGCCGGACGGCGCGGCCCACGCGGGGCGGCGGTCGAGGCGCTGCTGACCGAATTGACCGGGGCCGAGGCGGCTCTGGTGGTCAACAACAACGCCGCCGCCGTGCTGCTCATGCTGTCAGCCCTCTGTCGCGGGCGCGAGGTGCTCATCAGCCGCGGCCAACTGGTGGAGATCGGCGGCGGCTTCCGCGTGCCCGACGTGCTGGCCCAATCTGGCGCGCGGCTGGTCGAGGTGGGCACGACCAACCGCACCCATTTGCGCGACTACGCCGCGGCCATCACCGCCGATACGGCGGCCATCCTGCTCGTCCACCATTCCAATTACAAGATCATCGGCTTTGCCGGCGAGCCGGAAGCGGCCGAACTGGCGGCGCTGGCCCACGAGCGCGGCCTGCTGCTGCTCTATGACCAGGGCAGCGGCGCGCTGCTGGACACGGCCGCCTACGGGCTGGCCGCCGAGCCGACCGTGCCCAACGGCCTGCGGGCCGGGGCCGACGTGGTGACCTTCAGCGGCGACAAGCTGCTGGGCGGGCCGCAGGCGGGCATCCTCGTCGGCCGGGTCGATCTGATCGACATCGCCCGCCGCCACCCGCTGGCCCGCGCCGTGCGCGCCGACAAGCTGGCCCTGGCCGCGCTGGGGGCCACGCTAGGCCACTACCTGACCGGCCGCATCGCCGAAATCCCTGTCTGGGGCATGATCGCCCGGCCGCTCGACGACGTGGCCGCCGAGGCCGAGGCGTGGGCCGGGCAACTGCGAGCGGCAGGCATCGCTGCGACCACGGTCGCGGCCGAGTCGTTCGTCGGCGGCGGCAGCCTGCCCGGCGAAAGCCTGCCCACGCGGGTGGTGGTCATCGCGCCCGGCGACCTGGGGGCCGAGGCGCTGGCCGCCCGGCTGCGGGCCGCGACCCCGCCGGTCATTGGCCGCCTCCATGACGGCCGGCTGCTGCTCGACCCGCGCACGGTGTTGGCGGGGGAGGGGGAGGCGGTGGTGAGGGGGGTGGTGGGGGCGTTGCGTGCTGAGTGGCGGGTGGCGGGTAGCGGGTAG
- a CDS encoding AbrB/MazE/SpoVT family DNA-binding domain-containing protein — MATSIVSAKGWVVIPKEMRDRYGLTKGSRVQFVEYGGVISIVPIPEDPIEALYGMFAGEPSMTEALLREHAEEIEKEEAELDHYLRAG; from the coding sequence ATGGCAACGTCAATTGTCTCAGCCAAGGGCTGGGTGGTCATTCCCAAAGAGATGCGCGATCGGTATGGCCTGACGAAAGGGTCGCGGGTGCAGTTTGTGGAGTATGGTGGCGTGATTTCCATTGTGCCGATACCTGAAGACCCCATAGAAGCCCTCTATGGGATGTTCGCCGGTGAGCCATCAATGACCGAAGCCTTACTCCGCGAACACGCCGAGGAAATCGAGAAGGAGGAAGCGGAACTTGACCACTATCTACGTGCTGGATAG
- a CDS encoding ferritin-like domain-containing protein, which translates to MDTKTLIDNLNKDLAEELAAVIQYTIYSAKVTGPYRPQLQQFLLAEVPEEQLHAQFLANKIVALGGEPTTKPSAVKLVHNNHEILEAVMEAETRAIAGYKQRAEEADAFGDVGLKVQLEDMVRDETGHREETERMLRDWPL; encoded by the coding sequence ATGGACACGAAAACCCTGATCGACAACCTCAACAAAGACCTGGCCGAAGAACTGGCCGCCGTCATCCAGTACACCATCTACTCCGCCAAGGTGACCGGCCCCTATCGGCCGCAATTGCAACAATTCCTGCTGGCCGAAGTGCCGGAGGAGCAGCTCCACGCCCAATTCCTGGCTAACAAGATCGTCGCCCTGGGCGGCGAGCCGACGACCAAGCCCAGCGCCGTGAAGCTGGTGCACAACAACCACGAGATTCTGGAGGCGGTGATGGAGGCCGAGACGCGGGCCATCGCCGGCTACAAGCAGCGCGCCGAGGAGGCCGACGCCTTCGGCGACGTGGGCCTGAAGGTGCAACTGGAAGACATGGTGCGCGACGAGACCGGCCACCGCGAAGAGACGGAGCGCATGTTGCGCGATTGGCCGCTGTAG
- the guaA gene encoding glutamine-hydrolyzing GMP synthase, producing the protein MNHDTIVVLDYGSQYAQLIVRRVREANVYCELVPWNAPAADVLALQPKGFILSGGPNSVYDPGAPTLPDYVLQSGAPVLGICYGMQLLAHRLGGQVAGSTMHEYGPATLTVDVADDPLFAGWDAAGPSPVWMSHGDRVAALPPGFRPLAHSANSPFAAAADPARATYAVQFHPEVAHTPRGRVLLSNFVHRICGCAPDWTPANFIDQQTAAIRAQVGDGRVVLGLSGGLDSAVAAALIHRAVGDQLTCIFVDTGLLRAGEPLSIVQAFQQEQGIRLIAVNAIEEYLAALDGVSEPEQKRRLIGEKFVRIFEREARALGRIDFLAQGTIYPDVIESAGPGRGEARVIKTHHNVGGLPADMEFELVEPLRPLFKDEVRRLGLALGLPERIIYRQPFPGPGLAVRCLGEITWERLERLRQADAIFLEELTSADLLREGTQQAFAVLLPVKSVGVMGDYRTYKEVVALRAVTTEDFMTADWARLPYDVLAEASRRIVNEVPGVNRVVFDITSKPPGTIEWE; encoded by the coding sequence ATGAACCACGACACTATTGTAGTCCTCGACTACGGCTCCCAATACGCCCAACTCATCGTCCGGCGCGTGCGCGAGGCCAACGTCTATTGCGAGCTTGTGCCCTGGAATGCGCCCGCGGCCGACGTGCTGGCCCTGCAACCCAAGGGCTTCATCCTCAGCGGCGGCCCCAACAGCGTCTATGACCCCGGCGCGCCGACCCTGCCCGACTACGTGCTACAGAGCGGCGCGCCCGTGCTGGGCATCTGCTACGGCATGCAACTGCTGGCCCACCGGCTGGGCGGGCAGGTGGCCGGCAGCACCATGCACGAATACGGCCCGGCCACCCTGACCGTCGATGTGGCCGACGACCCCCTCTTCGCCGGCTGGGACGCCGCCGGGCCGTCGCCGGTGTGGATGAGCCACGGCGACCGCGTGGCCGCGTTGCCGCCCGGCTTCCGCCCGCTGGCCCATTCGGCCAACTCCCCCTTCGCCGCCGCGGCCGACCCCGCCCGCGCCACCTACGCCGTGCAGTTCCACCCCGAAGTGGCCCACACGCCGCGCGGCCGGGTGCTGCTGAGCAACTTCGTCCATCGCATCTGCGGCTGCGCCCCCGACTGGACGCCGGCCAACTTCATCGACCAGCAGACGGCGGCCATCCGCGCCCAGGTGGGCGACGGTCGCGTGGTGCTGGGCCTCAGCGGCGGCCTCGATTCGGCCGTGGCCGCGGCCCTTATCCACCGCGCCGTGGGCGACCAGTTGACCTGCATCTTCGTCGATACCGGCCTGCTGCGGGCCGGCGAACCGCTGAGCATCGTCCAGGCCTTCCAGCAGGAGCAGGGCATCCGCCTCATCGCCGTCAACGCCATCGAGGAGTATCTGGCCGCGCTGGACGGGGTCAGCGAACCGGAGCAGAAGCGCCGCCTCATCGGCGAGAAGTTCGTGCGCATCTTCGAGCGCGAGGCGCGGGCCTTGGGCCGCATCGACTTTCTGGCCCAGGGCACGATCTACCCCGACGTGATCGAGAGCGCCGGGCCGGGCCGGGGCGAGGCGCGGGTCATCAAGACTCACCACAACGTCGGCGGGCTGCCGGCCGATATGGAATTCGAGCTGGTGGAGCCGCTGCGGCCGTTGTTCAAGGACGAGGTGCGGCGGCTGGGGCTGGCCCTGGGGCTGCCGGAGCGCATCATCTACCGCCAGCCGTTCCCGGGGCCGGGGCTGGCCGTGCGCTGCCTGGGCGAGATCACCTGGGAGCGGCTGGAGCGATTGCGGCAGGCCGACGCCATCTTCCTGGAAGAGCTGACCAGCGCCGACCTGCTGCGCGAGGGCACGCAACAGGCGTTCGCCGTGCTGCTGCCGGTGAAGAGCGTGGGCGTCATGGGCGACTATCGCACTTATAAGGAAGTGGTCGCCCTGCGTGCCGTCACGACCGAGGACTTTATGACCGCCGACTGGGCGCGACTGCCCTACGACGTGCTGGCCGAGGCCAGCCGGCGCATCGTCAACGAGGTGCCCGGCGTCAATCGGGTGGTGTTTGATATTACGTCGAAGCCGCCGGGGACGATTGAGTGGGAATGA
- the pyrB gene encoding aspartate carbamoyltransferase translates to METTKLQPLFNLQELETKFGRNGDVANGHKANGLTGWDILSVEQFDRDKLGYIFGRAEEMREMVNRVHGVDLLKGRVLTCLFYEPSTRTSASFIAAMERLGGSVIPITQGVQFSSVSKGETLADTIRTLEQYSDVIVLRHPEIGSARVAAEAAGIPVINAGDGPGEHPTQALLDLFTIQEEMGRIDGLKIAMVGDLRFGRTVHSLTKLLLHFDVSLRFVSPEILRMPLKIMNEVRDKGLNVRETHDVADVIENADVLYVTRVQKERFSDLAQYDEVKDNYIITPELLERAKQKMIVLHPLPRVGEISPAVDSDPRAAYFRQVQNGMYIRMALLAAVLGKA, encoded by the coding sequence ATGGAAACAACGAAACTGCAACCGTTATTCAATTTGCAAGAACTGGAAACCAAGTTCGGCCGCAACGGCGACGTTGCAAACGGCCACAAAGCCAACGGCCTAACCGGCTGGGACATCCTCTCGGTCGAGCAGTTCGACCGCGACAAGCTGGGCTACATCTTCGGCCGGGCCGAGGAGATGCGCGAGATGGTCAATCGCGTCCACGGCGTGGATTTGCTGAAGGGGCGGGTGCTGACCTGCCTGTTCTATGAGCCGAGCACCCGCACCAGCGCTTCGTTCATCGCCGCCATGGAACGGCTGGGCGGCAGCGTCATCCCCATCACCCAGGGCGTGCAGTTCAGTTCGGTCAGCAAGGGCGAGACGCTGGCCGACACCATCCGCACGCTGGAGCAATACTCCGACGTGATCGTGCTGCGCCACCCGGAAATCGGCTCAGCCCGCGTGGCGGCCGAGGCGGCCGGCATCCCGGTCATCAACGCCGGCGACGGCCCCGGCGAGCACCCCACCCAGGCGCTGCTCGATCTGTTCACCATTCAGGAAGAGATGGGGCGCATCGACGGGCTGAAGATCGCCATGGTCGGCGATTTGCGCTTCGGCCGCACCGTCCATAGCCTGACCAAGCTGCTGCTCCACTTCGACGTGAGCCTGCGCTTCGTCTCGCCGGAGATTTTGCGGATGCCGCTGAAGATTATGAACGAGGTGCGCGACAAGGGGCTGAACGTGCGCGAGACCCACGACGTGGCCGACGTCATCGAGAACGCCGACGTGCTCTACGTGACCCGCGTCCAGAAGGAGCGCTTCAGTGACCTGGCCCAATACGACGAGGTGAAGGACAACTACATCATCACCCCCGAACTATTGGAGCGGGCCAAGCAGAAGATGATCGTGCTCCATCCCCTGCCGCGCGTGGGCGAGATCAGCCCGGCCGTGGACAGCGACCCCCGCGCCGCCTACTTCCGCCAGGTGCAGAACGGGATGTATATTCGGATGGCGCTATTGGCGGCGGTGTTGGGCAAAGCGTAA
- a CDS encoding DsbA family oxidoreductase: protein MQIDLFSDIVCPWCRIGKRHLELALAEWAGEPVTVRYRSFFLDPTIPPEGNDFRAHLTAKGGGRVALEQFFATPRERGAAVGLPFNFEAIDKAPNTMLAHRLAYLAPEARRGELLDALYAAYFEHGRDIGDAAVLVEVAAACGLDGATIATALAGDEGTDDVLADVAFAQQAGISGVPFFIFNDKYAFSGAQPPAMIQRVLEQVVSQT from the coding sequence TTGCAAATCGATCTCTTCTCTGACATAGTCTGCCCCTGGTGCCGCATCGGCAAGCGGCATCTGGAACTGGCGCTGGCGGAGTGGGCGGGCGAACCGGTCACGGTGCGCTATCGCAGCTTCTTCCTCGACCCGACCATCCCGCCGGAGGGCAACGACTTCCGCGCCCACCTGACGGCCAAGGGCGGCGGCCGCGTGGCGCTGGAGCAGTTCTTCGCCACGCCGCGCGAACGGGGCGCGGCCGTGGGCCTGCCGTTCAACTTCGAGGCCATCGACAAAGCGCCCAACACCATGCTGGCCCACCGGCTGGCCTATCTGGCCCCCGAAGCGCGGCGGGGCGAACTGCTCGATGCCCTCTACGCCGCCTACTTCGAGCATGGCCGCGACATTGGCGACGCGGCCGTGCTGGTCGAGGTGGCCGCGGCCTGCGGGCTGGATGGCGCGACCATCGCCACCGCATTGGCCGGCGACGAGGGAACGGATGATGTGTTGGCCGACGTGGCCTTCGCCCAACAGGCGGGCATCAGCGGCGTGCCCTTTTTCATCTTCAACGACAAGTATGCCTTCAGCGGGGCGCAGCCGCCGGCGATGATCCAGCGGGTGCTGGAACAGGTGGTATCCCAGACCTGA
- a CDS encoding Type 1 glutamine amidotransferase-like domain-containing protein yields the protein MKFLLTSGGIKNNSIHNALLDLLGKPIAEANALCIPTASYALPGGAAMAWNFISGREPDCPMCELGWKSLGVLELTALPSLDETVWLPALRQADVLLVNGGDPLYLNYWMRQSGVAGLLPSLAAVYVGLSAGSMIMAPRIGQDFVGWTPPSGGDETLGLVDFAMFPHLDHKDLPENTLANAEKWAAGLPLPAYALDDETAIKVVDGAAEVISEGHWKLFTP from the coding sequence ATGAAATTTCTACTCACATCCGGCGGTATCAAGAACAACAGTATCCACAACGCGCTGCTCGACCTATTGGGCAAACCGATTGCCGAGGCCAACGCCCTGTGCATCCCCACCGCGTCCTACGCCCTGCCCGGCGGCGCGGCCATGGCCTGGAACTTCATCAGCGGCCGAGAACCCGACTGTCCCATGTGCGAATTGGGCTGGAAGTCGTTGGGCGTGCTGGAGCTGACGGCGCTGCCCAGCCTCGATGAAACGGTGTGGCTGCCCGCGCTGCGGCAGGCCGACGTGCTGCTGGTGAATGGCGGCGATCCGCTCTATCTGAACTACTGGATGCGCCAATCGGGCGTGGCCGGGCTGCTGCCGTCGCTGGCTGCGGTCTACGTGGGCCTCAGCGCGGGCAGCATGATCATGGCCCCGCGCATCGGCCAGGACTTCGTGGGCTGGACGCCGCCCAGCGGCGGCGACGAAACGCTGGGGCTGGTCGATTTCGCCATGTTCCCTCACCTGGATCACAAGGATCTGCCGGAAAACACGCTGGCTAACGCCGAGAAATGGGCCGCCGGGCTGCCGCTGCCGGCCTACGCGCTGGACGACGAGACGGCCATCAAAGTCGTCGATGGCGCGGCCGAAGTCATCTCCGAAGGGCATTGGAAACTCTTCACGCCCTGA
- the xpt gene encoding xanthine phosphoribosyltransferase has translation MQSLKDRIRREGENLGRGILKIDSFLNHQIDPLLMEEAGRAIAAQFAAAQPTRILTAEVSGIIPATMTGRALGNLPVVYARKHKPITMREPVYVDSAPSHTKGGEVLLMVSPEFLAAGDRILIVDDFLASGRTIDALARIVQSAGATLVGIAAVVEKTFEGGREMLAHWDVRIVALATITDMSEGQIILNDE, from the coding sequence ATGCAGAGCCTGAAAGACCGTATCCGCCGCGAGGGGGAGAACCTCGGCCGCGGCATCCTGAAGATCGACAGCTTCCTCAATCACCAGATCGACCCCTTACTAATGGAAGAGGCCGGCCGGGCCATCGCCGCCCAGTTCGCCGCCGCCCAGCCCACGCGCATCCTGACCGCCGAAGTCAGCGGCATCATCCCGGCCACGATGACCGGCCGCGCGCTGGGCAATCTGCCGGTGGTCTACGCCCGCAAGCACAAGCCGATCACCATGCGCGAGCCGGTCTACGTCGATTCGGCCCCCAGCCACACCAAGGGCGGCGAGGTGCTGCTCATGGTCTCGCCCGAGTTCCTGGCCGCCGGCGACCGCATCCTGATCGTCGATGACTTCCTGGCCTCCGGCCGCACCATCGACGCCCTGGCCCGCATCGTGCAATCGGCCGGGGCCACGCTGGTGGGCATTGCCGCGGTAGTGGAGAAGACGTTTGAGGGCGGGCGGGAGATGCTGGCCCACTGGGACGTGCGCATCGTGGCGTTGGCGACGATCACCGATATGAGTGAAGGCCAGATTATTCTTAATGACGAATGA
- a CDS encoding type II toxin-antitoxin system VapC family toxin, with protein sequence MTTIYVLDSFALMALVQQEPGAERVRELLRQARAGEIRLLMSLINFGEVVYQTERRFGAAAVNRLLIRLERSPIHFMGATRARVLTAAHLKANHRLAYADAFAAGLAQEYGATVVTGDPEFRSLGEKVRVEWLGR encoded by the coding sequence TTGACCACTATCTACGTGCTGGATAGTTTCGCCCTGATGGCCTTGGTTCAGCAAGAGCCGGGGGCCGAGCGGGTCAGGGAATTGCTTCGCCAAGCCAGAGCGGGCGAGATTCGCCTTCTTATGAGCCTCATCAATTTTGGCGAGGTGGTTTATCAGACAGAACGGCGCTTCGGCGCGGCGGCCGTGAATCGCCTGTTGATTCGCCTGGAACGCTCGCCTATTCATTTTATGGGGGCGACCCGCGCCCGGGTGCTGACCGCCGCCCACCTGAAGGCCAACCACCGCCTCGCCTACGCCGACGCCTTTGCCGCCGGGCTGGCTCAGGAGTATGGGGCCACCGTCGTCACCGGCGACCCGGAGTTTCGGTCGTTGGGGGAGAAGGTCAGGGTGGAGTGGTTGGGGAGATAG
- a CDS encoding amidohydrolase family protein has product MTDLTLPGLIDIHTHLRVPGGEHKEDFATGTAAALAGGVTLVLAMPNTNPPLTTPAALETARHAAARDARCDVGLYAGAAPGDLGYLPQLAEGAVALKIYLNDTFGKLRMEDVPALVTCFRDWPRPKLIALHAERQSVAVALALASIYDRPIHIVHVSRREEIELIADAKGRGLPVTCEVSPHHLFLTVADAARLGPLGDMRPLLGTADDVAALWAHLNDTIDCIATDHAPHTLAEKGGDNPPPGVPGLETSLPLMLAAVQDGRLSVARLTALMHDNPRRIFGLPPQPDTRVEVDMTPWVIPATGWRTKCDWTPFAGLTAGGRVARVVMRGQTVYEAGVVLAAPGTGQLL; this is encoded by the coding sequence ATGACCGACCTCACCCTCCCCGGCCTCATCGACATCCACACCCACCTGCGCGTGCCCGGCGGCGAGCACAAGGAAGATTTCGCCACGGGCACGGCCGCCGCGCTGGCCGGTGGCGTCACGCTGGTGCTGGCGATGCCCAACACCAACCCGCCGCTGACCACACCGGCCGCGCTGGAGACGGCCCGCCACGCCGCCGCCCGGGATGCCCGCTGCGACGTGGGCCTCTATGCCGGGGCCGCGCCGGGCGACCTGGGCTATTTGCCGCAACTGGCCGAGGGGGCGGTAGCGCTGAAGATCTACCTCAACGACACCTTCGGCAAGCTGCGCATGGAGGACGTGCCGGCGCTGGTGACCTGCTTCCGCGACTGGCCGCGCCCCAAGCTGATCGCCCTCCACGCCGAGCGGCAGAGTGTAGCCGTGGCTCTGGCGCTGGCGTCGATCTACGACCGGCCGATCCATATCGTCCACGTCAGCCGGCGCGAGGAGATCGAGCTGATCGCCGACGCCAAAGGGCGCGGCCTGCCGGTGACGTGTGAGGTGTCGCCCCATCACCTGTTCCTCACTGTTGCCGACGCCGCCCGGCTGGGGCCGTTGGGCGATATGCGGCCGCTGCTGGGGACGGCCGACGACGTGGCCGCGCTGTGGGCGCATCTCAATGACACCATCGACTGCATCGCCACCGACCACGCGCCGCACACGCTGGCCGAGAAGGGGGGCGACAACCCGCCGCCGGGTGTGCCGGGGCTGGAGACGAGCCTGCCGCTGATGCTGGCCGCCGTGCAGGATGGGCGTTTGAGCGTGGCGCGGTTGACGGCCCTGATGCACGACAACCCGCGCCGCATCTTCGGCCTGCCGCCCCAGCCCGACACGCGGGTCGAGGTGGACATGACGCCGTGGGTCATCCCGGCCACGGGCTGGCGGACGAAATGTGATTGGACGCCCTTCGCCGGGCTGACGGCCGGGGGGCGGGTGGCGCGGGTCGTGATGCGTGGGCAAACGGTGTACGAGGCTGGCGTGGTTCTGGCCGCGCCGGGCACGGGCCAACTGTTGTAG
- a CDS encoding tagatose 1,6-diphosphate aldolase, translating into MSLTIGKLRRLQQCSTPDGLFVIVALDHRDDLRRLLKPVEPESLSYAEMAAFKSEVVRALAPVSSAVVLDPEFGAGQAIAAGSLPGHSGLLVTVEAAGYGGTDGDRRSTLLDDWGVDKVARMGASAVKMRIYYHPEARHAAKQEALVDEIVAACRAADLPLFLEPLSYSLDAKNKTLPSAERRAVVVETARRLSARGIDVLKAEFPLDPRQEPRRGEWEDACRELTEASAVPWVLLSGGVPFKEFSAQTEIACRHGASGVVVGRAVWQEAAELRNKAHDDFLSKTAIDRMVQLGDLIAEHATPWTKYYASAEDDIGEHWFRKY; encoded by the coding sequence ATGAGTTTGACCATCGGCAAGTTACGCCGGCTGCAACAATGCAGCACCCCTGACGGCCTGTTCGTCATCGTCGCCCTCGATCACCGCGACGACCTGCGCCGCCTGTTGAAGCCGGTCGAGCCGGAGAGCCTGAGCTACGCCGAAATGGCCGCCTTCAAGTCGGAGGTGGTGCGGGCGCTGGCCCCGGTCAGCTCGGCCGTGGTGCTCGACCCCGAATTTGGCGCGGGCCAGGCCATCGCCGCCGGGTCGCTGCCCGGCCATAGCGGGCTGCTGGTCACGGTGGAGGCCGCCGGCTATGGCGGCACGGACGGCGACCGGCGCTCGACGCTGCTCGACGACTGGGGGGTGGACAAGGTGGCCCGCATGGGCGCGTCGGCGGTCAAGATGCGCATCTACTACCATCCCGAAGCGCGCCATGCCGCCAAACAGGAGGCGCTGGTCGATGAGATCGTCGCCGCCTGCCGCGCCGCCGATTTGCCGCTGTTTCTGGAGCCGCTGTCCTACTCATTGGACGCCAAAAACAAGACCCTGCCGTCGGCCGAACGGCGGGCCGTGGTCGTCGAGACCGCCCGCCGCCTGTCGGCCCGTGGCATCGACGTGCTGAAGGCCGAATTCCCGCTCGACCCGCGCCAGGAACCGCGCCGCGGCGAATGGGAAGACGCCTGCCGCGAATTGACCGAGGCCAGCGCCGTGCCCTGGGTGCTGCTCAGTGGCGGCGTGCCCTTCAAGGAGTTCTCGGCCCAGACGGAGATCGCCTGCCGCCACGGGGCCAGCGGCGTGGTCGTCGGCCGCGCCGTGTGGCAGGAAGCGGCCGAACTGCGCAACAAGGCCCACGATGACTTCCTCTCGAAGACGGCCATCGACCGCATGGTGCAGCTGGGCGACCTCATCGCCGAGCACGCCACCCCCTGGACGAAATATTACGCCAGCGCGGAAGATGATATTGGCGAGCACTGGTTCCGCAAATATTAG